The stretch of DNA AATGAGGATCATCAATAGCCAGACAAGGCTGAAACAGGTGTTTATGAGGTTTGAAGCAGATTCACTATTAGATGAACCAGATAAAAGATTTGcgtttttcaaaaatgtGTTACTTCCACAGATCCAACACAAGGTATCATATGAAAGCGGCACTTTGATATATTTTGCATCATACATTGACTACATTCGTGTGAAACACTACCTGGAAAAGGAAACAAGTGTTGCCTTTGTTGCCATAGACGAGTATTCGTCCCAATCTCTTTTGACTCGAAATCGTGCCCTATTCATGAAGGGTCAAAGCGATGCCAAAATAATGTTGTACACTGAGAGATTGCATTTCTACAAACGTTACGATATCAAAGGTGTGCGTAATGTGGTGTTCTATGGTATTCCTACAGATCCAAGTTTCTACTCCGAAGTGCTGAAGTTCATTGTCGATAATAAAATACGCCTCGACatggccagcagcaaatcAGAATATTCTGGCGACGTACTGGACTTAAATCTGTGCATGGTGAGAGCTATGTTCAGCAAGTTGGATATGATGAAATTGGAGAGAATCGTTGGATCAAAGAACTCTCGGGTTCTTGCTCTAGGAGACAACGAAATGAACGAATTCCAATGATGCCTATAGCTTTGTTCATAGTAACTGATTGAGGGCAATCACAATACAGCAAATTGAGATATATGGACTAAGCCTTTCTCCGACTCTAGCgcatttccagaacacTCCCAACACGCctgttttatttttgtctAATATTGCTGGCCACGAAGAATGTATGTATGTGGCAGTGCAAATCATTAAAAGAAGCACCTGCAAAAGAGATGTGAAATTGAATAAAGCGGACTGATTGTTAGATTAGAGGAAAAGAAGTATAATCGTAACTTACCATCGGCGTAATCACGTATTGAATTGAGAGAACGGTTTTTTGCTAAGgtagaaaaaaaaacaatacACCCGTGCACGAGCTCCAATGCAACAAAATTAATAACTAGACTCAACTACTATCAACATTCTTCCGAAGCCTGGTAGGATGGATCATAATAAGTATATATTGGTCAGACTTCTTTTACCCCTTTGAAAACGTGCCAGCAAAGTTCCTGAACGATGGCCGAAGAAGCTGAgatttttgattttgaacaagcGAATAAGGAAGAGATCCTTATTGATGAAAAAGCATTGAAGACACAGTCGCTGCCACCTATTTTTCTTGGACACCAACAACGCTCTGACAGTGCGGATGAAGAGGAGTATGATAAGTTTGTTCCAACAGATCCGGCCTTAATCGAGCAGTACAAGAATAAACTCCATAGAATTTCCTATACACCTCCGGAGAATTTCGCTTTGGTATGCGGATCAATATATCGCTCTTCGTTCCCGCGCATTGAGAACTTTGAATTCatgttgaaattgaaacTGAAATCTGTATTATGTTTAATACCGGAAGAATACCCTTCGGAGAATATGGAGTTTTTGAGAGAAAACGATATTCAATTCTTTCAAGTCGGCCTCAGTGGAAATAAAGAACCGTTTGTTAAAATCAAACCCGACCAAGTGAACGAGGCATTGAAGATTATTGCTAACCCTGAGCATCATCCAATACTGGTGCATTGTAACAGGGGAAAACACAGAACAGGATGTATAGTCGGATGCATTCGAAAATTACAGAAATGGTCATTAAGCATGATTTTTGACGAGTATCGACGTTTTGCCTACCCAAAGGAGCGACCGTTAGATCAACAATTCATCGAGATGTTCGATGATTCGCATATACAACAATACGCACAAGACCGCAATTGGCTTCCTCTAGAATGGTGACTTTATGCAACATTCACCTCAATAGAATCCGAAGAACCGACCACCATAGATTACACTATTCAGGCCAGCTCCTACCAGGAGGAATTTCGGATAAAGCTTCCAACTCCATATTGCACGACGAGAGTTGGCCAAACAGTAAAGAAAGCTCCATGCACTAATTAAACCCGAGCCGTTGACCGGATCATTATCGTAGCACATAAACCCCCCAAGCCCAATGAAAGAACCGAATAACAACGTGTGAATACCATTCGGATAAGGAGAAATAGGCTTGGATGGTTTCAATATTGCAGGCAGTAACCGAGAAGTTTGGGCTCGGGAAGCTGCAGCTAATTGGACTTCAATTGGCGGCTTGATGGCATTTGTGGCCAGCAATCCTGCAGTGAATGCCCAAGCTGGAACTGGTGAGTTGGAAAGCTCGTGGAATTGAGACTTGTTAACAGACATTTTgatatttcaaaaaatcCTAGACAGCAAAGATAGCAGagcgaaaaataaatgtcACTTCTAGGAGCCGCTGTTACTTACGTAACCAAAAATTAAATCGATAGATTTCTAATATACAATGTACCCAGGTTTACGATCTCTCACCTCTCAATCTTCTAGCAAGTTGAATATCCTTCTTTTGGATGGTAACTCTCTTAGCGTGAATAGCACACAAGTTGGTGTCCTCAAAGAGGGAAACGAGGTAAGCCTCAACGGACTCCTGCAGAGCACCGATAGCAGAGGACTGGAATCTCAAGTCGGTCTTGAAGTCCTGTGCAATTTCTCTGACCAATCTTTGGAATGGCAACTTTCTGATAAGCAATTCAGTAGATTTTTGGAATCTTCTGATTTCTCTCAGGGCAACAGTACCTGGCTTATATCTGTGTGGCTTCTTGACACCACCAGTAGCTGGGGCGGACTTTCTGGCGGCCTTAGAAGCAAGCTGCTTTCTTGGGGCCTTTCCACCAGTAGATTTTCTTGCGGTTTGTTTGGTTCTAGCCATTTTAGAATAATATGTAGAATATCAAACCGGTTGGGTGAATACAGTGCCTTTATATAATAGGATTGACTGTTTACAAATATTTTATTCAGTCGCGAACCGCATTCTTAAATTTACGCGTACTCATAGGTAAATAACAGTCTGACTTTGGCAGTCGAAAAACTAGGACCAGAGTTTACTCAATAATGATGCGTAAACTTAGTCACTGAACACGATTTTGTAGGCCGGGTGAAGCGCGTCAGGATAAACACAGGCGAATGTTATAAATACAGCTTGGGGTCCCCATACAATCTGGATAATATATCACATAATAAATCAAAATGTCCGGTAGAGGAAAAGGAGGAAAAGGTCTAGGAAAGGGAGGTGCTAAGAGACACAGAAAGATCCTTAGAGATAACATCCAAGGTATCACTAAGCCAGCCATCAGAAGACTTGCCAGAAGAGGTGGTGTCAAGAGAATTTCTGCTCTGATTTACGAAGAAGTCAGAGCTGTCCTCAAATCCTTTTTGGAGAACGTTATCAGAGATGCTGTTACCTACACCGAGCACGCTAAGAGAAAGACCGTTACTTCCTTGGACGTTGTCTACGCTTTGAAGAGACAAGGAAGAACTTTGTACGGTTTCGGTGGTTAAAGTTGCTTTGTGGAGTTTCTTTACTTTTGTATTCTAGTGTCGGCAGCAATATATTGGTCAAATACCAACGACTTAAAAAGCGAAAATTAATTCCGGGgcaaaataaataccaTAACAGAACATGTAGTTGAACGTGTTATAAATATGCTAAAGCTGCAtctggagatggtggaATGAACTCTTATCAGCCACTTTTGTGCCTCTTGTGCCTTTGCACATCGTTGTTTGGTTACCCTGTGAGGCAGAATGTGACACTCACTCAGTCATTCTATCCCATGGAGCTTTTCGTAAGGACAAGTAATTCAACAATTTCAAATCTCCATCTTAATGCAATCAATGAAGGAAGTGGCATTGACTACATTTTCCTGGTGGATACTGAGCTATCAAATATACAGTTAATATACAATACGGCCACAAGAAAAGCAGAGTCGCTTGCTACCAACAGGCAGCTGATGCTTCTGGACAAATTTGTGGCACTGTCTCAGGGTGTCTCACTCACTAATTGGGATTTGTCAGAGATAATTAGACTTCATGACACTGCCAAGGGCATCACTTATATCCAAGGTCGACTTGTTCCGAACAAGTATGAAGATGGCAACTTCTATGCGTGTACATACGCAAACGACCCTAACGGATATTCCGATATTCTCCCCGAGCTAATCTATTACTCCGGTACCCCAGAAGACAATTGTCTGAAAGTCTACGTCTACGCAAACTTGATTGAAAAGGGCAAATAAATATGTAGGTTAAGCAATAAATAATCAATCTATGCTTCCAAAAGCGAACCGAGCTTTTTTGCAACAGCCTCAATGAATTCCTCGGTCGTCACATAGGAAGAGCGCTCAGTCTCTCCTCTAGCTAGAGCGAGGTCTTTGGTCATTATGCCGTCCTTAACTGTATCAATGGTGGCCTTTTCTAGAGTTTTGCCAAATTTAACAACGTCCGGAGTATCGTCTAACTCTCCCCTTTTGATCAGACCTCTACTCCAAGCAAATATGGAAGCAATTGAGTTCGTGGACGTTTCCTTaccttgttgatgctgCCTATAATGCCTGGTAACGGTTCCATGGGCTGCCTCTGCCTCAAAAGATTTGCCATCTGCAGAAATAAGAACTGATGTCATCAAACCCAAGGAGCCAAATCCTTGTGCCACAACATCTGATTGAACGTCACCATCGTAGTTCTTCATGGCAATGATGAATCCTCCTTTGGATTTCACCATCTGGGCCACCATATCGTCAATTAGGCGGTGCTCATACCAAATtcccagcttctcaaacttATCCTTGTACCGTGTCTCgtaaatattttggaaaGTATCTTTGAACAGGCCATCGTACTGCTTCAAAATAGTGTTTTTCGTCGACATGTATAGCGGCAGCTTACGGTCAAGTGCCAGTTCAAAAGAGCTGACAGCAAAACCTTTGATAGACTCCTCAGTGTTGTACATTGACAAGGCACAGCCTTTACCATCAAAATTATAAACAGGGATTTCTATGTTTTTGCTACCATCTTTGGGAACAAAAACTATCTTGAGCTCTCCTCCGCAATCTGGAGTCACAATATTTTCACACTTGTActgatctccaaaagcGTGTCTCCCAATGATGATTGGTTTCTCCCAATGCTGAATGATTCTAGGAATATTGTCGATAATGATAGGTTCACGAAAAACCGTACCACCTAAAACGTTTCTAATGGTACCGTTTGGGGACAACCACATCTTTTTAAGACCAAACTCTTTAACACGGGCCTCATCAGGAGTGATGGTAGCACACTTGACTGCAACGCCATACTTCTGGGTGGCCAGTGCAGAGTCAATTGTAACTTTATCAGAAGTTTGATCTCTGTACTCAATGCCAAGGTCATAGTATTTGAGATCGATGTCCAAGAATGGAAGAATCAACTGATCCTTGATCAACTTCCAAATAATTCTTGTCATCTCATCCCCATCCATTTCTACCACCGGTGTCTTAACTTTGATTTTCGTCATATTGCTCTTGCTTGTTCCTGAAATCTAAATTGTACCTCTATTTATAATCCGCCGTGTTTATGCGGAATTGGATGCGTTAACCTCTGCTCCATCTCGGAGTCGAGTTTTCAGGCCAATCATATTGCATTTCAATATAATTCATGCACCCCATAAATAATTTCTCCCCAGATTATCAATCCTTTTCTCCGGGGTAAAATTCGTTTCCCCAATACTACAGATATTTTTATACTCGATAATTTGTATAATCTAGAAATACAttaatttgaaaaatcaCCTATCTAATTTCCCCCAAGTAGTCGCTCATCGATGTTGAAATGCTCTTCCTTTTGAGGGGGATTACCATAGTACTGTGCTGTCGGGTATTGGTATGAAGCTTGCGTCTGCGATCCTTGCTGTTGAGTAGGGTAGTGTTGCACCGATGATGAAGCTTGCTGGGAGCCATAGTGTTGAGGATACGATGGGTAGTGTTGTGGCTGGTCTTTCAAAGCTTGAACTGCAGCaacggctgctgctgcctgTTGCTCCACTTCCTTTTTGTTGTCTGCATCAATAGTTGGATATCCCTGGGGCCATCCAAGGCTCTCATGAGATTGCCCACTGTGGCCATGCGCTTGCAAAATAGGTGCTTGGGATTGGTGGAATTGCTGTTCGACTGCCAAATCTTCGTCGGCCACCTTGCGGCTTTTGATTTCCGAGTTCGTGGGCACCATTcccttctttttcaatattCTGATCTCATTGTAGATGTCTTCTCTCTTGATGACAATGTCACTGAAAATCGCCGTGAGCTTTTGGTGTATCACGGAAGGCTTATCACCCGTTGAGTACAGATCCTTAATGGTAGAGTTGACTCTGTTGGAGCGTTTTCTCAGCATGGGAAAATCTTCGAGAGGGTTCAGCTTGGCATGGTTGTGCTTATTCTCCGTAATCTTCAACGTCCAAtagttcttcttcttggagaagTTAGCCACCATCGCAAAAGGACATctgatcttcttggttCCAATTTTTTTGGACTCGTATTGAGACTGCAAATCGTTGGCCTCATTGAACCGCTGACCagcttgatttttcttACTCCTCTTCTCTCTGTAAGAACCCCCTAGCTCACATGTGAAGTATATAGCCTTATTATTAGAGTGCGCGATAGCAATACCAAATTCGTTCTTTTTACCAAACTCCTTCACAAACTCTTTCAACACGTTCACATTATCAAACACCTGCTCCTCCATCATGGGCGTCACAAGATAATCACTTGGATCACTTCCATCCGAGACATTCACCGATGTATTCATATGGCGATTGGAAACCTGTTGGTAGTCACCTGAGTGAGATATCTGTTGACCAGTCACCTGAGGAATGTGATACGACTGACTTTGAGTAACTTGCGGAGGAGGTGGGAGATGATATTGTTGAGACTGAGACTGCTGGTTTTGTTGGTAGTCAAATTGGGGTTGCCCGTGGGACTGGGTGAAGTATTGTTGAGCATGCTGTTGGTGTTGAGCGACAGCAGCTTGGGCCGCCTGAGCCACCATAGTTTCATTCACTATCCTTTGGGTCTCAGCATCAGATTCCTGCTTCAAAGTAATCTTTCTAGATTGAGGTCCTTGCTGTGCCTGGGGATAATTGGGAATATGAAGACTAGAGAGATCTGCGTTGTACTTAGGGATGAGTGAGGAGTCGGCTTGCTGGGATACAAACTGAGAGTTTGTTAATTGGTTCAGATCATGAGTCTGACTCATCAATTCTTCATCGATAAGCGAGCTATCAACTTTTtgtcttttgtttctgtgAGACATACTGAAGGTCGTGCTTGGTCGTGTTTTTAAATCTAAAGGAAGTGTTCAAGTACAAAAAACAGTGTAAACAATTTGATATTGAAAGCAAAATGGGAGAACCGTTTGGCTAACAGACCAATTGGATTGCGTGATAGAGAATGACCCGTAAACATATATGGCAGtgccattttttttttttaaagCACCGGTTTTTGTGAGAACAATAAGAATCTTGgctggtgcagagatgCATCTAGATAGATAGTCATCTTCATTTAATCCCTCTTTTGCCATTGACATGACCATCGCACATCAAACCGGACCATGATTACTGAGATTTACGAAAACTACATCAAGACAAACTCAGGACTTTGCTTTATCCTGCTGGGAAATCTTTTCAACTCTTTTATGGTTTTCTTCTGCAAGCTATTATTGCTAGATAAGGACTTTGACCCCCCGATCCATCCATTACATATCCTAGCGATTCGGATGTTCATCACATACATATGTTGCTCATATTTTCTATGGGAAGATCCAAATTTCCCATTCGGTCCTAAAGGCTACCGGATCTACATGATTTTGCGAGGTCTTGGCGGATTTGTTGGGGTAGCGGGTCAATACTTTGCGCTAATGTATTTATCAGTTTCTGATACGGTGGTGATGAGCTTCCTGGCACCTACAGTGACGTCGTGGATGGCATATGTCTTCCTGGGCGAACCGTATACTCGGCTGGAAGCAATATGTGGGGCAACTGCTTTTTTGGGAGTCGTTTTGGTTGCTCGACCCTCCTTCATATTTTATGGGCATGACACTAATTCCGATGAAGATGCTCCTGACGGTAACCAAGTAATTGAATCAAGTTCGGCCACTTTGAGACTCATCGGAACATGTGCAATTCTTTTGTCCTGTTTCGGAACAGGTGTTTCGATGTGCTCAATGCGGAAAATCGGATTCCATGCACACCCTCTTCTTACAGTCTCCATTTTCGCTCTTATAACCTTCATTTTATCATCTGCTGGAGcaataatttttcagctaCCATTGCAGATCCCTCATACCCTGAATCaatggcttcttctttcaacAGTTGGCATAGCAGGCTTTGTTATGCAGTACCTCTCGACGATGGGTATGCAGCGTGAGAAAGCCGCTAGAGCTATGTCTATGTCATATACGCAGTTGCTTTATACAACTGTTCTAGAGTACGTTCTCTTTAATCATCTTCCAAGTCCGCTGACTATTCTTGGATCATCAATCATCATTGGATCAGTGATGATCATCATCCTATATAAGCCAGAGgaagatgacgacgaaaacCTTGACACCGAGTTATCATTATACGAAGACACAAATTCGATAAACTCCTCCGACTCCGATAAATAGCTGAAGTAAGCAGAAAATTAGTTTATGGAATCAATTGATATAATTCGAATGTCGTATTCATGAAGGAATCAAATACATTTGAACGGATTCGCCATGTTCTGCAAAGATGCAGGGCAGAGCAAGTACCTCAGCTTGCGCTTTTAGGTTCATACTCGCGGCAATCAGCTGACTACTCGCGGTCTTTACTCTGGAAAATTGTAGCATTTCAAATAACGGGACATCTGGAAGACCTTAACTTGAGAATGCTCAGAGAGTGCAGAAAAGATTATGACATATTGAGAAGCGAGTTCATGGTGCCGTGGAATGAGCTTGCAAAAGACCATGAGTTTTACTGTGACTTGAATGTTGAATATGATCTGAGCGATAGCTTTGGGAAGAAACTGAAAGTGTCTAGAATGCGGATCGAACATCACCCACTGAGTACCCCCAAGACCCCCAAAATGACTGATATTCAAACGCTAGAAAGCTTGATTGCAGATGTCGATCGACTGTTTCCTCAAATCCCTGAATATTTCATTGAGAATAAGGAAAACAGACGGCAGCTGATTGAGGTATTATACATCTGGTGGAAGCTCAATGGCAACCAGTATTCTCAAGGACTACATGAGATAGCAGGAGTGATATTTGTTGCGCTTAAAACAGAATCCATTTCCAAGACAAATTTTCAGAATTCAGACCGAGGAAGCACACTTGTCGCGGAGCTGATGGATTCGACGTATTTACGTCATGATGTTTTCAGCATGTTTCATAAGATGACAGAATCATTGGTTGACCTTTATTACGACGAAACGTctcttctccaagaaagCATTAAGTTTGATCTCAAGCTACGGCTTGTGGACAAGTACCAATATCACCTTTTGAAGAATAAGCTACGCATAGATTCGTCGATTTGGCTTATTCGGTATTtcaggctgctgctcatCCGTGAGATAGGACTCGAATATTCGTTCGACCTCTGGGATAAACTCGTTGCCTTTTCATATACCCAGCATCCGGATAAATTAGACCTGAGCTTGCTTTTGCCTTATATTATCATCCTGCTCCTTTCTCTTATCAAATCACACTTGATGATTTCGGATTATGGTGAGGCCCTGTACTTATTACTTCATTACCCCATAGAGGACAGACATAAAAGCCAACTACCATCATCGGCAATTCTTGTTAATGAAGACGCAGGCTCTCCTACCGAAGAGTCGACATTC from Ogataea parapolymorpha DL-1 chromosome VI, whole genome shotgun sequence encodes:
- a CDS encoding Tyrosine-protein phosphatase SIW14, which encodes MAEEAEIFDFEQANKEEILIDEKALKTQSLPPIFLGHQQRSDSADEEEYDKFVPTDPALIEQYKNKLHRISYTPPENFALVCGSIYRSSFPRIENFEFMLKLKLKSVLCLIPEEYPSENMEFLRENDIQFFQVGLSGNKEPFVKIKPDQVNEALKIIANPEHHPILVHCNRGKHRTGCIVGCIRKLQKWSLSMIFDEYRRFAYPKERPLDQQFIEMFDDSHIQQYAQDRNWLPLEW
- a CDS encoding histone H3.1/H3.2, translating into MARTKQTARKSTGGKAPRKQLASKAARKSAPATGGVKKPHRYKPGTVALREIRRFQKSTELLIRKLPFQRLVREIAQDFKTDLRFQSSAIGALQESVEAYLVSLFEDTNLCAIHAKRVTIQKKDIQLARRLRGERS
- a CDS encoding Histone H4; the protein is MSGRGKGGKGLGKGGAKRHRKILRDNIQGITKPAIRRLARRGGVKRISALIYEEVRAVLKSFLENVIRDAVTYTEHAKRKTVTSLDVVYALKRQGRTLYGFGG
- a CDS encoding Isocitrate dehydrogenase [NADP] peroxisomal, yielding MTKIKVKTPVVEMDGDEMTRIIWKLIKDQLILPFLDIDLKYYDLGIEYRDQTSDKVTIDSALATQKYGVAVKCATITPDEARVKEFGLKKMWLSPNGTIRNVLGGTVFREPIIIDNIPRIIQHWEKPIIIGRHAFGDQYKCENIVTPDCGGELKIVFVPKDGSKNIEIPVYNFDGKGCALSMYNTEESIKGFAVSSFELALDRKLPLYMSTKNTILKQYDGLFKDTFQNIYETRYKDKFEKLGIWYEHRLIDDMVAQMVKSKGGFIIAMKNYDGDVQSDVVAQGFGSLGLMTSVLISADGKSFEAEAAHGTVTRHYRQHQQGKETSTNSIASIFAWSRGLIKRGELDDTPDVVKFGKTLEKATIDTVKDGIMTKDLALARGETERSSYVTTEEFIEAVAKKLGSLLEA
- a CDS encoding transport protein: MITEIYENYIKTNSGLCFILLGNLFNSFMVFFCKLLLLDKDFDPPIHPLHILAIRMFITYICCSYFLWEDPNFPFGPKGYRIYMILRGLGGFVGVAGQYFALMYLSVSDTVVMSFLAPTVTSWMAYVFLGEPYTRLEAICGATAFLGVVLVARPSFIFYGHDTNSDEDAPDGNQVIESSSATLRLIGTCAILLSCFGTGVSMCSMRKIGFHAHPLLTVSIFALITFILSSAGAIIFQLPLQIPHTLNQWLLLSTVGIAGFVMQYLSTMGMQREKAARAMSMSYTQLLYTTVLEYVLFNHLPSPLTILGSSIIIGSVMIIILYKPEEDDDENLDTELSLYEDTNSINSSDSDK